A segment of the Candidatus Andeanibacterium colombiense genome:
GATCCACACATCGTGCGGGAACCCGCCGAGCGCGCCGAAGAAGCCGCGGGTCTCGTAATGCGGAGCGTTATAGGGCGCGGTCGGGTGGATATAAAGCGCGAGGTCGTGCGCCTCGAGCGCTTCGAGGATCGGCCAGTAATCCTGCTCGTCGATATAGTGGCCCTGGAAGTGCGAATTGAGCACCGCGCCGTTGAGGCCGAGCCCCGCCGCACGCTCGATCTCCCTGACCGACCCGGCGACGTCGCGCGGATCGAAGGATGCGGCAGCGCTGAAGCGGTCCGGGTGGCGGGCGCAGGCATCGGCCGCTATGTCGTTCGCGTCGCGGGCGAGGGCGGTGCCTTCGCCGGGCTTGACCACTTGCACGCCGGGTGCGGTCAGCAGCAGCAACTGCCGCTCGATCCCGTATTCGTCCATATGCGCGATGCGCAGATCGCCGAGGTCCTGCAGCATCCGCTGGAGGCTCGGCATCTTCGAGAACATGCCGGCCATCTTGAGCGAATCGTCATTCGGCGCCTGGCCGCTCTCGAAATACTTCACCTGCGCCTCGACCAGCGCGGGGAAGGTCCAGGCCTCTTCGGTCGCGATGCGCTTGTAGGGCGCGTCGCGGTCGATATGCCCGGCGCGCGGGGCCAGCCCGATGCGGGTGCGGTGGCTGAAGTCTTCCTCGAAATGGCCCTTGAGGCCCTTCTCGCTTCCATCCGGCAACAGCGGCATCGTGGCGTTTCCTTGTCAGAACGTTCCTCCGGCCGCAGCCGGTCAGAACATGGAATTGGTGTTCTTCGCGGTCTCGGGCACTTCCTGCATCACGTCCCAATGCTCGACGACATAGCCGTCCTTGATCCGCATGATGTCGATCACCGCCCAGCCGCGTTCGTCTTTCCTGCGGCGGAAATTGTGATGCACCACCACCATGCCCTCGGGACCGTGCATGTTCTCGCCATAAATCACCCGCTTCACGTCATGGGTCAGCTCGGGGTTGTTCGCCACGGCCGCGGCGAGCACCTTCAGCGTCTCGTCGCGCCCGCTCGGCGCGTTGGGATTGTGCTGGATATAGTCGGGGTGGACCCAGGCCATGAAGGCATCGACGACATTGTCCTGGCGGTGGAACAGTTCGACGAAGCGCTCGGCCACCTGCCGGGCGGACAGGCTCTCCCGGCCCGACGTGTCGCGCGGATCGAAGTCCATCGGCTCAGAACATCCCGTTGGGGTTGGCCGAGGTCTCGGGCACGCGCTGAGTCACGTCCCAATGCTCGACGATCTTGCAGTCCTTGACCCGGAGAATATCGACGGCGGCGGCGCCCGGATCGTCCGGGCCGGTCTGTCCACGCAGGTGGACCGCGAACAAATCGCCGTCGACCAGCACGCGGTACACGGTCATCTTGTGGGTCGGGTTGCGCTGGTAGAACGGTTCGAGAAACGCGATCGCCGCGTCCCGGCCGTCGGTCGCGTTGGGGTTGTGCTGCTTGTAGTCCGCGGCGACCCAGGTCTCGTAGGCTTCGCGCACCTTGCCCTGTTCGTAGAACAGCGGGATGAAGCCGTTCGCGACGTCGCGGGTGGTGCAGTCCGCCTTGGCCGCGGCGGGCGCCGCCGCAACGGCCAGCAACCCGATCGCGGCGAGGCAGGCCAGCCTCACTTCTTTTCCTGCCCCGCCAGCATTGCGCCGAATTTGGGGTGGGCGAAGTGCATCGGCACATCCTGGCGATAGGGCCAGGTCTGGCGGTGCTGCTCGGCCGGGAGCAGGAAGTCGGGGCCGAGCGGATCTTCGGGGAACAGCTTGGCGGCCGGCTGGAGATGCGCGGTGGTGTGGGCCCAGCCGCTCTCGTAATCGCCCTGCCACTGCATCATGTAGTCCAGCCGCTTGATCCGCCACTGGCCATCGACGCGGACATAGTCGTTCTCGTAGATGCCGGCTTCCATGAACTGCTGCGGCATCATCTCTTCGCGGGTTTCCTGGAAATCATCGTGCCAGCCGCCCAGCAAAATGCCGTGGAAGCGGCCCTTGGCGGTCTGCCTGTCGGGCGCGACGGTGATGATGTCCTGCATCTGGAAATGGTCGAGCAGCAGGCCGTTCACCGGGCCCGGACGGCCGCCGGTGAAGCGGCCGGCGATCCAGTCGCCGTAAAGGCGCTTTACCCCGGCATGGCCGACATATTCGCCCGACAGGAACACCACCGAACCGTCTTCCGAGAACAGCTCCGCGACCTCGTCCGGGCGGTTGAAATCGATGTAATAGCCATAGGCCCAGTGCAGCCGGCGGATCGCCTGGATGTCCTCCAGTATGCCGACCTTCTGCTCGAGTTCGGCCAGCCGGGCCTCGACATCGCTCATTTGCTCTCTCCCAATTTGTGTTTGAGCCGTTACTAACGATCGTGATAATTTTGGCGAGAGGATTTTCCGATATGAGCACCCCAGCGAGCGCATGGGCAGGGCGGGTCGCCTTCATCACCGGCGCGGTCACCGGGATCGGGCTGGGCATCGCGCAGGCCTTCGCCGACGCCGGAATGCGGCTGGCGCTGAGCTACCGCAACGAGGACGACAAGGCCCGCACCGAGGAATGGTTCTCGCAAAAGGGCTATGAGCAGCCGCTGTTCATCAAGCTCGACGTGACCGACCGCGAGCGCTTCGCGGTCGCCGCCAATCTGGTCGCCGAGCATTTCGGCGAAGTCCACGTGCTGGTGAACAATGCCGGCGTCTCGGTGTTCGGCCCGACCGACGAGGCGAGCTATGACGATTACGACTGGATCATGGGGGTTAACTTCGGCGGGGTGGTGAACGGCCTCGTCAGCTTCCTGCCCAAGCTCAAGGCAGGCACCGGACGGCGCCATGTGGTCAATGTCGCGTCGATGGCGGCGTTCCTCCCCGGGCCCCAGGCGGGCATCTACACCGCCAGCAAATTCGCGGTGCGCGGGCTGACCGAAAGCCTGCGCTACAATCTCGCGCCGCACGGGATCGGCTGTTCGCTGTGCTGCCCGGCGCTGACCCGGACCAACGCCTGGGCCAGCGCGACCAAGCGCCCCGAGGCCTTCGGCGACAGCGGCTTTGCCGAAGTGCGCGAAGGCGAGCTTGAGCAATTCGGCACCGCGTTCGAGGAGGGGATGGACCCCTACGAGGTCGGCACCAAGATCCTGAACGGCATGACCGAGCAGAAGGGCCTGATCCTGACCCATCCGGAACACGGTCCCGACTTCGAGGAAATCCACGCCGCGACGATGGCCGCGCTGCCGATCGAGGAAGCGCCCCCGGGCCGGCTCAAGATCGAACAGCTCCGCCGCGATGCGATGAAGGCGGCCGAAGCCGGGCTGGTGATCAGCCTCGACGATCTGACCTGACTTCCGGGCGATGGAGCCGCAGCGGCCGAGCCGCACCGCTTGGGGCGCCGCGCGCCACCGTGCGGTCCACCAGATCGCCGAAGGCGGCCGGATCTTCCACGATCCGCTGGCGGTGGCGATCCTCGGCGGGGTTGGCAAGGCCGGGGACGAAGGGCTGGTTTATGAGAACGACGACCCGCCCGGCGCGAAGATGCTGCGCTTCTTCATCGCCGCACGCAGCGCCTATGCCGAGGCGAAGCTGGCCGAGGCGGTCGAGCAGCGCGGCGTATCGCAGCTGGTGGTGCTCGGCGCGGGCTTCGACACCTTTGCCTACCGCAATCCGTTCGGCGACGCGCTGCGGGTTTTCGAGGTCGATCATCCGGCGACCCAGGCGTGGAAGCGCGAGCGGCTCGCCGCGATGGGGATCGATCTGCCCGGCTGGCTGAGCTTCGCCGGGGTGGATTTCGAAACCGAGTCCTTCGCCGACGCGCTGCTCCGGGCCGGGTTCGATCCGGCCAAACGCAGCTTCGTGTTCTGGCTCGGGGTCTCGATGTATCTCAGCGCCAAGGCGATCGACAGGACGCTTGCCGCCGTGGCCGGCTGGGCGGGCGGGGGCGAGATCGTGTTCGACTATGCCGAGCCGCAGCACGGCGAGATGTCGGAGCAGGGCCTCGCGGCGCGCGCGGCGCTGCAGGCGCGGGTGGCCGCAGTGGGCGAGCCGATGATCGGCTGGCTCGAGCCCGAAGCGCTCCACGCAAGGCTCGGCGAACTCGGTTATGTCGGGATCGAGGACCTCGCCGGGATCGATCTTGCCGGGCGTTTCCTCGGCGTTGAGATCGCCGCTGCGGCCCGGGCCGCCGGTGCTCGGCCGGGCGGCGGGCATGTGCTGTTCGCGCGCAGCTGAAAATTGCCCACCGGACTAAATCAACCACTGGACGCGGCGAGCGCGCGCGCTATCTTCCCGTTCCGAGAGTAGGATAGCCCAGGGAGGCAATAATATGTGCGATGAACACACGCTCGAGGCGGATGAGCTTAACCTTGCGAAGCGCGGGTTGAGCCGCCGGGAATTCGCGGCGATCACCGCCGTCAGCATGACCACGCTTGCGGCCGGCACGCCGGTCTTCGCGCAGGACGGCCCCTCCGCGGCGCCCGCCGGCGGGGTGCCGACCAGCGAAGCCGCGGTCAAGGTGAAGACCCCCGACGGCACGATGGACGCGTTCTTCGTCTATCCATCCACCGGCAAGCACCCGGCGATCATCATGTGGCCCGATATCGCGGGCCTGCGCGATGCCTATAAGGTGATGGCGCGCGATCTCGCCGCGAAGGGCTATGCGGTGCTGGCGGTGAACCAGTATTACCGCAGCGCGCCGGCGCCGGTGATGAACACGATCTCGGACTTCTTCCAGCCGGGCGGCCGCGACAAGCTCGCGCCGATGATGCAGAAGATCACCAATCCCGGCATCGCCAGCGACGCCAAGGCGCTGGTCGCCTGGGTGGATGCGCAGCCGCAGGTCGATACGGCGAAGAAGATCGGCGTCGAAGGCTATTGCATGACCGGTGGCTACGGCGCGCGCTGCGCCAATGCGGTGCCGGGCCGGATCGGCGCGGCCAGCTCGTTCCACGGTGCCGGCCTGGTGACCGGCCAGCCCGACAGCCCCGACCAGCTGATGAAGGGCACCACCGCGCTGTATCTGTTCGCGGTCGCGCATAATGACGATGTCGCCCGTCCGCAGGAACGCGACCAGCTGCGCCTCGCGGCCGAAGACGCGCAGGTCGGCGCCCGGATCGAATTGTTCGCGGCCGATCACGGCTGGTGCACGATCGATGCGCCGTCCTATCACAAGGAAGAAGCGAACCGCGCGCGGCTGCTGTCGCTGTGGAACTACAGCAAGATGGGGTGACGCGCCTTGCCCGTCAGACGGATACGAAAAAGCCCCGGGCTGCCACTCGCAGTCCGGGGCTTCTCGTTTTACCCGGCCTTGTGGGTCAGGTGACTTTCTTTGCCGCGAAAGCGCCCAGGAGGAGGAATACCGCCACCAGCGCGATGCCGAGGAAGAACAGAAGCTTGGCGATACCGGCCGAAGCGCCGGCGATGCCGCCAAAGCCGAGCAGCGCGGCGACAACCGCGACGACGGCGAAGATCAAAGCCCATTTGAACACGATCGCTCTCCTATATTGCGTATGATGCCTAAACATCCGGCCGAGCGGGGAGTTCCATCGAGGGTGTGGCCTAGGGGAAGTTCTTGCGTTCGATCTGCGCGTCGGGATCCCGGCACAGGCTGCAATCCTCGCCAATGAAGGTCTTTTCCGCCTGCCTGTTGCCGCGCAATTGCCATTCGAGCCAGTCGATCACGATCCTGGCGCCCTTGCCGCCCATCGGCTCGCCATAGGTGCCGCCGTGGCCGGTCGGGATGTTGACCAGCACCACCGGTACGTGGCCGATCCGCGCGAAATCGTCGGTCCCGTTGGGATAGGCAATGTCGGTCGGCCCGCCGAGGAGATACAGCACCGGCGTGTGGAACCGCCCCAGCGCGGTCTTGCCCAGCGCCATGCTGCCGCCCATTGCCGATCCGCCCGCGTTGAACAGGCCGCTGTTCTGGATCACCACCGCGCCGATCCGCGCGTCGGCCGAAACGTCGATCGCCTGCGCGCCGCCGCAACTATAGCCGCCGACCGCGATCGCCTTGTGGTCCACCAGCCCGGCGTAGGGGCTATCTGCCCGCCCATCCTCGGCCAGCGCCCAGTCGAGCGCCTTGCGCAAATCGTCGGCACTGGTCGGTGGAGGCGGGAACTTGCCATCGGGGCCGGGCCCACCAGGAGCGGCGCGCGGGTCCCTGGCATTGGGGCCGCTGCGCCATTTGCCGGGTGCGATCACGAGGTAGCCGTAGGAGGCGATCTCTGCGAGGTGCTGGCGCGAACTCGCTCCGTCGTCCGCGCAGCCGCCATTGCCCCAGATGAACACCCCGAGCTTGCCGGGGCGGAGCGGCGCGAGATCGGCGGGACGATAGATCACGTAGCTGCCCAGCGTGGGATCGGTCCCCATGGTCGTGGGATAGGGGCCGTCGCCGGGTGTGTCCGGCACCTTGTCCTGTTCGGCTTGCTGGCGTGCAAAATCGGCCTGGGCCAAAGCGCCCGAGCCGAGTGCGCAGAGTGCCAGCGCCGCCGCGACGCCCCGTCCAAAACGTCCCATCGGTAAGTCCCCCTTCTTGTAACCTATGCGTACCAGTAGGCGGTGCCGCGCATCTCCAGGCTCACCCGGGGCGGCGCGTCGGCGCCCGCGATCGGATTGTCGAACGCGCCGTGCGGCATCAGTTGCGCGCGCGCCGGATCGCTCTCGCTGGTCTTGAACACGATCGCTTCGCCGGGTGTCATGTCCGAATAATAATACCAGCGGTGCGCCGGGTTGTGCTGGATCACGTAATTGCCGAAGCTCCATTCGGGCGCGCCGCCGGGCGGGTCGAAGATCGCGGTGCAATCGAGCAGGTCGCCGTCCTCGATGCTCGGGAAGGCGCATAGCGCCAGCGGCACGTCCTGCGGCGGGTCGGACAGCACACGCCAGACATTGTATTGCGCGCTGCGGACGATCTTCTTTCCCTCGGGCGCACCCTGCGCGCGGGCTCCCGCCGCGGCTTCCTTCGACATGTCGACATGGGCAAAGCGCGCCGGGTGGGAATTGTCGTGTTCGTCGTTCCAGCCGAGCCGTTCGGAGAAGCGCAGGATCCCGCGGGGCATTATCGCGACGTGATCGGCCCCGGTCAGATCCTTGAGCATCCGCTCGATCTCGCCCGCGTGGATTTCGGCGACCGTGGCAAGATCGGTCAGGTCGGGCACCGCACTTTTGTGCTGGACCAGCACGAAACCTTCGCGGTCGAGGGACATGTCGAGCCCGCGCGCATCGGTAATGTCCATCGCGGCCGGCTTGAGGGGGACGTAATCCTTCTCATGCGCATTGGCGTAGAAGAACGGCTTCCGGCCCGTATCCTCGGTATAGCCGATCTCCGCGCGCACGTTTCCCGCCGGCATATGTCCTCTCCTTGATCCGGGTCCTTAAGCGAACTCTTCGGTGTCGATCGTCGGCTTGATCGCATCGTGATAGCGATGGCCGGCGACGGTCGAATGATTGATCAAGGCATCGGCCTTGTCGAGCACATCCTGCGCGATTTCGAGATCGGCCGCGCGGTAATTGTCTTCGAGATGCGTGAGGCTGGTGGTGCCGGGGATTACGTGAACGTGGTCGCCGCGGCTCAGCACCCAGGCCTGCGCGAGCTGGCCGGCGGTCAAGCCGGCGCCTTCGGCCAGCGCGACGAACTGCTCGATCAGCGCCAGATTGTGCGGCCAGTTCTCCGCATCGAAGCGCGGCATCTTGGTGCGCAAATCGCTGTCTTCGAGCGTCGAGGGATCGCGGATCTCGCCGCCGAGCGCGCCGCGCCCGGTCGAGGAGAAGGCGACCAGCGCGATGCCGAGTTCGCGGGTGGTTTCGAGCACGCCGAGTTCGACATTGCGGGTCCACAGCGAATATTCGGTCTGCACCGCGGCCATCGGATGAACGCCGTGCGCCTCGCGGATATGGGCGGAACTCCATTCGGACACGCCGTAGCTGCCGATCTTGCCGGCATCGATCGCATCCTTCAGCGCGCCGACCGAATCCGCGACCGGAACCTTGGGATCGAAGCGGTGCATGTAATAGAGGTCGATACGATCGACCTTGAGCCGCTGCAGGCTGCCGTCGAGCACGCGCCTGATCGCTTCGGGGCTGCAGTCGACCCCGCGCTTCGGCCCATCCACCACGATCCCGCATTTGGACGCGAGGAAGAACTCGTCGCGGCGTGTGCCGAGCGCCTCGGCGATCAGTTCCTCATTGGCGCCTTCGCCATAGATGCTGGCGGTGTCGAGATGATCGTAGCCGAGATCGAGTGCACGGTTGAGCAGCTTGATCCCGTCCGCACGCGACGGCGGCGTGCCATAGGCCCAGGACAGGTTCATGCAGCCGAGGCCGACGGGATGGACGGGGCGGTTAGCCAGCAGGCGCTTCATGTTAGGGGGTCTCGCTTCAAGGGTTCGCCGCGTGTTTAGGCAAACCCCTGAACAGGTCAATGCGGGTGCAACGCGCTGCGCGCCCACGAGAGATACTCGGCGATGCTGTCGTGGATCGCCTTGCTCGAGGCGAGATAGTCGCCGCGCCGGCGATTGATGTCCTCGATCGACCATTTGGCCTGATGGCTCGCGAGCTTGGTCCGCACCAGCGACAACCGGTCCTGGAATTCCTGGAATACCAGCGGCCGGGCCGTCAGGCGCTTCACGCCCGGGAGCAATGTGATCAGATTGCCGGTCTCGGTCGCGAATTCGCTCCGCAGCGAAACGATCTGGCGGTTGCGCTCCTCACCGGCCATCCTGACCGCGATCAGCATCCGGTCGTTGATCTGGTGCATCGCACCCAGGACTTGTTCCAGTTCTGCCATGTCAACATCCCCCCACGCGCCGCTGGCGGGCGCCGGCCCTCCCGCCGTCGGTATGGAGCGGCCTAAACGACACGGAGCGCCCCTGGCAATCAGGAGCGCTCCGGATAGATGCGGATATGGGGCGAATCAGGGCTGGCTCAGGACCAGCCGTCCTGCGCCTCGAGGCTCAGCGCCAGTTCGCCGATCACGCGGTAGCAATCGAGCACCTGGGCGATCGAGCTGTTGGGTTCGCGCCCTTCGCGGATCGCGGCGATGAATTCGCGGTCCTGCAGCTCGATCCCGTTGTTCGAAACGGTCACGCCCGTCAGGTCGATCGGCTCTTCCTTGCCGGTGACGAGATCGTCGTAGCGCGCGATATAGGTCGCGCTGTCGCCGATGTAGCGGAAGAAGGTGCCGAGCGGCCCGTCATTGTTGAACGAGAGCGACAGGGTGCAGATCGCGCCGCTTTCGCTCTTGAGCTGGATCGACATATCCATCGCGATGCCGAGCTCGGGATGCTTGGGCCCCTGGATCGCATTGGCGGTGACGATCTTGCCCGCCTGATAGGCGAACAGATCGATCGTGTGCGCGGCGTGATGCCACAGCAGGTGATCGGTCCACGAACGGGCTTCGCCCTTGGCGTTCATGTTCTTGCGGCGGAAGAAATAGGTCTGAACGTCCATCTGCTGGATGTTCAGCTCGCCCGCGACGATCTTGTTATGAACATACTGGTGCGAAGGATTGAAGCGGCGGGTGTGGCCGACCATGCAGGTAAGGCCGGTTTCCTGCGCCTTCTTCAGCACCGCCTCGGCATCGGCCCAGCTGTCGCTGAGCGGGATTTCGACCTGCACATGCTTGCCCGCTTCCATGCAGGCGATCGCCTGTTCGGCGTGCATCTGGGTCGGGGTGCAGAGGATCACCGCGTCGACGTCGTCACGCTCGAGCGCTTCCGAAAGCTCGGTGCCCGAATGCTTCGCGCCGTATTTGGCGGCGACTTCGGCCGCCTGTTCGGCGCGGCGCGAGATGATCGAGACGATCTCGACCCCGTCGATGTTCTTCAGACCGTCGAGGTGCTTTTCCCCGAAAGCGCCGGCCCCGGCGAGTGCGATACGCATACACTATTCTCCCTCTCCCCTCTGAAGGGGAGAGGGCCGGGGAGAGGGGTGGTCTCCCGCTCCGGCCCATGAAAAATGTTTGAGGGACCGCCCCCTCTCCCAACCCTCTCCCCCCTTTGGGGGAGAGGGCTAAAATCACGCCGTCAGGCTGTGCCCGCTCATCACCCGGCGGGGTTCGAGCGGTTCGCCGGCGGTTTCCTCCGGCTGCAGCAGCAGCGCGCCGAGCGCGGTGTTCGATGCCGGGATGTGGTAGAAGGTATAGAGATCCTTGACCTTCTCACCCAGCGCACCGCGCATGATCAGCCACATCACCAGCTCAATGCCTTCGCTGCCCGCTTCGCGCAGATACTCGATATGCGGCATCTTGCTCAGCACTTCGGGGTCCGAAATGATCTTGTCGATGAAGTTGAGATCGAACTCCTTGTTGATCAGGCCCGCGCGCGGACCCTGCAACTGGTGGCTCATCCCGCCGGTGCCCCAGACGTGGACGTTGAGGTCTTCGGGGAAGCTCTCGATCGCGGCCTTGATGCTGTCGCCCAGGTTGAAGCAGCGGCGGCCCGACGGCGGCGGATAGGTCACCACGTTCACCGGGAACGGGATCACCTTGCACGGCCAGGTATCGACTTCGCCGAACATCATGCTGAGCGGCACGGTGCAGCCGTGATCGACATCCATGTTGTTCATGATGGTCATGTCGAAATCGTCGAGGATCAGGCTCTGCGCGATGTGCCACGCGAGGTCCGGATGGCCGATCACGTCGGGCACCGGGCGCGGGCCCCAGCCCTCGTCGGCCGGCTTGAACGTCTCGGCGCAGCCGATCGCGAAGGTCGGGATGATGTTCATGTCGAACGCGGAGGCGTGGTCGTTATACACCAGCACGACCACGTCGGGCATGTTGCCCGGCTGCTTGATCCAGTCCTTGATCGGCTGGTAGCCGTTGAACACGGGGCCCCAGTAGTCGTTGCCGGAAGTGCCGGTCTGCATCGCGGCGCCGAGCGCCGGAATGTGGCTGGACGTGATGCCGGTGGTTACGCGGGCCATTTCAGAAACCTCCCTTGAGCGAGCGGACGCCTTCGGGCGAACGGCCACCATTGATCATCATCTGGGCATATTCTTCCTGGCTCATGCCGGTCATCGATCCGGCCGCAAACTGGAAGCTCTTGCCATCGGTCGAGAACAGCTTGGACAGGAAGTAGACGTTGCCGCCTTCGTCGATCATGCCGTTGTAATCGCGCGCGAGCACGGCCTTCTTGGCCGCCGGGGTGATGTCCCATTCGTCGAGATAGGCGCTTTCGTCGGCGAGGAAGCGCTTGCGGTTCTCGTCCTTCATCAGGCTCATCGCGAACTGGTTCAGGTGGTAGCCCTGGCGCGCGCGCTTCGCGGTGAACACCCTGGTGCCCGGGATGTCGTCGAAGGCGGCGAGGTAGGAGTGGATGTCGATCCGCTCTTTCTTGTCGGTCATAGCTTAGGTTCCTTGGGCTCTTCCCATTCGTAGGTTAGCGGCGCTTCGCGAAACGCGAAGCGGTCGAGATGTTTTTCGAGCACGCCGCGCATGCGGACGTTCTCATCATGGTCGGCAGTGGTCAGGGTAATACCAATGCCAGTGGGCAGGGCTTGCATCACCGCCGTCGTCACGTCGGAGAAAGGGAAGGCCGCGACCGGATCTGTCCAGGTCGCGGCCATCTTGTGGCTCCAGTGGCTGACGAGCTGCTGGAGATAGCGCGCCGGCTTTTCGCAAGGGGCGAAGCCGGTGGAAACGCTTGCCGTTTCAAGGGCGCTTTCGTCGCTCAAAGACCGCGGTCTTTCAGTTTCGCGTCGAGCCGCGGGAAGACCTTGCGGGCGTTGCCCGAGAAGATCGCGGCGCGTTCGGTGTCGGAGATGTCGAGCGCATCGACGTAACGCTTGGTGTCGTCGAAATAGAAGCCGGTGGTCGGATCGATCCCGCGCACCGCGCCGACCATCTCCGAACCGAACAGGATGTTCTTGTTCTCGATCACATCGGCCAGCAGATCGACGCCCGGCTGGTGATAGACGCAGGTGTCGAAGAACACATTGTTCATCAGATGGGTGTCGAGGCTCGGCTGCTTGAGCATGTCGGCCAGCCCGCGGTAACGGCCCCAGTGATACGGAACCGCGCCGCCGCCATGCGGGATGATGAAGCGCAGGGTGGGGAAGTCGGCGAACAGATTGCCCTGCAGCAATTGCATGAAGGCCAGCGTGTCGGCCGCGATGTAATAGCCGCCGGTCGCGTGCATCGCCGGGTTGCAGCTGCCCGAGACGTGGATCATCGCCGGGACGTCCAGCTCGACCATCTTCTCGTAGAACGGATACCAGTAACGGTCGGTCAGCGGCGGATGGTCGAACTTGCCGCCGCTCGGATCGGGATTGAGGTTGCAGCCGATGAAGCCCAGCTCGGTCACGCAGCGTTCCAGCTCGGCGATCGAGCCGGCCATGTCGGCCTTGGGGTTCTGCGGCAGCATGCATACGCCGACGAAGGTCTCGGGGAACAGGCCCACTACCCGCGCGATCAGATTGTTGCAGCGGAACGCCCATTCCTTTGCGACCGCCTCGTCGCCCACGTGCGGCGCCATCGTGCTGGCGCGGGGGGAGAAGATCGTCAGATCCGCGCCGCGTTCCTTGATCAGGCGCAGCTGGTTGGCCTCGATCGTCTCGCGGATTTCGGCGTCGGTGATCTCGGGGTAGGGCGGGCAGGGGGTGCCGGCCTTGAACGCGGCAATCTGTTCCTCGCGCCACGCATCGTGCCCCTTGGGGAGCACCGTGTAATGTCCGTGGCAGTCGATCACCATGCTCATGCGACTTCGTTCCTCTTCGCGTTGTCTTGTGCGGCGGCCCGCTGGCGGGCGACCGTGCCGCGCGTCATAACCGGCTCGACGCCGAGG
Coding sequences within it:
- a CDS encoding Gfo/Idh/MocA family oxidoreductase, yielding MRIALAGAGAFGEKHLDGLKNIDGVEIVSIISRRAEQAAEVAAKYGAKHSGTELSEALERDDVDAVILCTPTQMHAEQAIACMEAGKHVQVEIPLSDSWADAEAVLKKAQETGLTCMVGHTRRFNPSHQYVHNKIVAGELNIQQMDVQTYFFRRKNMNAKGEARSWTDHLLWHHAAHTIDLFAYQAGKIVTANAIQGPKHPELGIAMDMSIQLKSESGAICTLSLSFNNDGPLGTFFRYIGDSATYIARYDDLVTGKEEPIDLTGVTVSNNGIELQDREFIAAIREGREPNSSIAQVLDCYRVIGELALSLEAQDGWS
- a CDS encoding class III extradiol dioxygenase subunit beta, whose product is MARVTTGITSSHIPALGAAMQTGTSGNDYWGPVFNGYQPIKDWIKQPGNMPDVVVLVYNDHASAFDMNIIPTFAIGCAETFKPADEGWGPRPVPDVIGHPDLAWHIAQSLILDDFDMTIMNNMDVDHGCTVPLSMMFGEVDTWPCKVIPFPVNVVTYPPPSGRRCFNLGDSIKAAIESFPEDLNVHVWGTGGMSHQLQGPRAGLINKEFDLNFIDKIISDPEVLSKMPHIEYLREAGSEGIELVMWLIMRGALGEKVKDLYTFYHIPASNTALGALLLQPEETAGEPLEPRRVMSGHSLTA
- the ligA gene encoding protocatechuate 4,5-dioxygenase subunit alpha, yielding MTDKKERIDIHSYLAAFDDIPGTRVFTAKRARQGYHLNQFAMSLMKDENRKRFLADESAYLDEWDITPAAKKAVLARDYNGMIDEGGNVYFLSKLFSTDGKSFQFAAGSMTGMSQEEYAQMMINGGRSPEGVRSLKGGF
- a CDS encoding DUF2218 domain-containing protein, with translation MSDESALETASVSTGFAPCEKPARYLQQLVSHWSHKMAATWTDPVAAFPFSDVTTAVMQALPTGIGITLTTADHDENVRMRGVLEKHLDRFAFREAPLTYEWEEPKEPKL
- a CDS encoding amidohydrolase family protein; this translates as MSMVIDCHGHYTVLPKGHDAWREEQIAAFKAGTPCPPYPEITDAEIRETIEANQLRLIKERGADLTIFSPRASTMAPHVGDEAVAKEWAFRCNNLIARVVGLFPETFVGVCMLPQNPKADMAGSIAELERCVTELGFIGCNLNPDPSGGKFDHPPLTDRYWYPFYEKMVELDVPAMIHVSGSCNPAMHATGGYYIAADTLAFMQLLQGNLFADFPTLRFIIPHGGGAVPYHWGRYRGLADMLKQPSLDTHLMNNVFFDTCVYHQPGVDLLADVIENKNILFGSEMVGAVRGIDPTTGFYFDDTKRYVDALDISDTERAAIFSGNARKVFPRLDAKLKDRGL